The following coding sequences lie in one Arachis hypogaea cultivar Tifrunner chromosome 9, arahy.Tifrunner.gnm2.J5K5, whole genome shotgun sequence genomic window:
- the LOC112710500 gene encoding exportin-T isoform X1, whose protein sequence is MDDLDKAILINFDESGTIDDSLKKQAKTFCEQIKAKPSICSMCIEKLCFSNLIQVQFWCLQTLHEAIVSRYSSMNPQEKQLIRHSVFSIVCLEGVGANNSATRVLEGPPFVKNKLAQVLVTLIYFEYPLIWSSVFVDFFPHLNKGKMVIDMFCRVLNALDDELISLDYPRTPEDISVATRVKDAMREQCVGQIVRAWYEIVSMYRNVDEEVCVGVLESMRRFISWIDIGLVVNDAFGALLFDLVLAAGVGDRLRSAAIKCLTAVVSKRIEPRSKLALLQSLQISRLFRLVVDDANAELVSDIAVLLTGYATELLDCFKRIDSEGRGISMELLDEVLPSVFHLMKDSELDATFNVVQFLSSYVATMKSITPLGEKQLLHVGKILELISVLIRYDPEYRSNIDMLDKIGKEEEDRMVDFRKDLFVLLRSVGRVAPGVTHLFIRNLLANVISTSSNSSNVEEVEAALSLLYALGESLTDEAIRDGQGLLSEVVPMLLSTKFSCHPNRLVALMYLETVTRYVKFIQDNTQYIPMVLAAFLDDRGIHHPNINVSRRASYLFLRFVKLLRVKLVPFIETILQSLQDAVAQFTSMNYTTELSRSEDGSHIFEAIGLLIGMEDVPPEKQCDYLSSLLIPLCQQVEVLLVNDKTNVEANVKVAAIQHIIMAINSLSKGFNERLATSSRPTIGLMFKQTLDVLLQVLVVFPKVGSLRSKVISFIHRMVDTLGSSVFPYLPKALGQLLAESEPKEMVGFLLLLNQLMCKFNTSVHDILEESFPAVAGRVLSVIAGDALLLGPGAVTAITEEVRELQELQQTFLSFLHVVATHNLSSVFLSPQSREYLDQIMQLLLYSSCNHKDILVRKACVQIFIRLIKDWCGQPYEEKVPGFRNFMIQTFAINCCLYSVLDRSFEFHDANTHILFGEIVLAQKVMFDKFGNEFLVHFVSKGFSSAHCPPHLAEQYGQKLQEADIKELKSFYKSLIENLRIQQNGSLVFR, encoded by the exons ATGGATGATCTTGACAAAGCCATTCTCATCAACTTCGATGAATCAGGAACCATAGATGACAGTTTAAAAAAGCAAGCTAAAACCTTTTGTGAACAAATAAAGGCGAAGCCATCGATTTGCAGCATGTGCATTGAGAAACTCTGCTTCTCAAACCTAATCCAGGTTCAGTTTTGGTGCTTGCAGACTCTGCACGAGGCCATTGTGTCTCGCTACTCTTCAATGAACCCTCAAGAGAAGCAATTGATCAGGCATTCAGTGTTTTCCATAGTGTGCCTCGAAGGTGTTGGCGCCAATAACAGCGCGACTAGGGTTTTGGAAGGACCCCCTTTTGTAAAGAACAAGCTTGCACAGGTTCTTGTTACTTTGATTTACTTTGAGTACCCTTTGATTTGGTCGTCCGTGTTTGTTGATTTCTTCCCGCACTTAAATAAAGGGAAGATGGTTATAGATATGTTCTGTAGGGTTTTGAATGCGCTTGATGATGAACTGATTAGTTTAGATTACCCGCGAACGCCGGAGGATATATCTGTTGCCACACGGGTAAAGGATGCAATGAGGGAGCAGTGTGTAGGTCAGATAGTTAGAGCGTGGTATGAGATTGTTTCCATGTATAGGAACGTTGATGAAGAGGTTTGTGTTGGGGTGTTGGAATCCATGAGGAGGTTTATTTCTTGGATTGATATTGGATTGGTTGTGAATGATGCTTTTGGTGCTTTGttgtttgatttggttttggcTGCTGGAGTGGGCGACAGGCTTCGCAGTGCGGCGATTAAGTGCTTGACGGCAGTTGTTTCCAAGAGGATTGAACCGCGGTCAAAGCTGGCATTGTTGCAGAGCCTTCAAATCAGTCGCCTGTTTAGGCTCGTGGTTGACGATGCCAATGCTGAATTAGTCTCTGATATTGCTGTCTTGCTTACAGGATATGCCACAGAGTTGTTGGATTGCTTTAAACGAATAGATTCTGAGGGTAGAGGAATCTCCATGGAGCTTTTGGATGAAGTTTTGCCCTCTGTTTTCCATTTAATGAAGGACAGTGAGTTGGATGCCACGTTCAATGTTGTACAGTTTCTTTCAAGTTATGTTGCTACTATGAAAAGCATTACACCTTTGGGGGAGAAGCAACTGCTTCATGTTGGAAAAATATTAGAACTCATCTCTGTGTTGATTCGTTATGATCCGGAATACCGTTCTAATATTGACATGTTGGACAAAATTGGGAAAGAGGAGGAAGATAGAATGGTTGATTTTAGGAAGGACTTGTTTGTTCTACTTCGTAGTGTTGGCCGTGTAGCACCAGGTGTGACCCACTTGTTCATCAGAAATTTGTTGGCAAATGTCATTTCAACTTCATCCAACAGTAGTAATGTTGAGGAGGTGGAAGCTGCACTTTCTCTATTATATGCACTTGGGGAATCACTAACTGATGAGGCCATTCGGGATGGTCAAGGATTGCTGAGTGAGGTGGTGCCAATGCTGCTATCCACAAAGTTTTCTTGCCACCCTAATAGACTAGTTGCTCTGATGTATTTGGAGACAGTAACAAGATATGTTAAGTTTATCCAAGATAATACGCAGTATATTCCTATGGTTCTTGCTGCATTTCTCGATGATAGAGGTATACATCATCCAAACATTAATGTAAGCCGTAGGGCCAGTTATCTGTTTCTGAGGTTTGTAAAATTGCTGAGGGTGAAGCTTGTCCCCTTCATAGAGACAATTTTGCAG AGCCTGCAAGATGCAGTTGCCCAATTCACAAGCATGAATTACACAACCGAGCTATCAAGATCTGAAGATGGTAGCCATATTTTTGAG GCAATTGGCTTATTGATTGGAATGGAAGATGTTCCACCAGAGAAGCAATGTGATTATCTATCTTCTTTGCTCATTCCTCTTTGTCAACAG GTTGAAGTATTGCTCGTTAACGATAAGACCAATGTGGAGGCTAATGTCAAAGTTGCTGCCATCCAGCATATCATCATGGCTATTAATTCTCTAAGCAAG GGTTTCAATGAGCGTCTTGCAACCTCCAGTCGCCCTACAATTGGTCTCATGTTTAAGCAG ACGTTGGATGTGCTTCTCCAAGTTCTTGTTGTATTCCCAAAAGTAGGATCATTGCGAAGCAAG GTGATATCCTTTATACACCGGATGGTAGATACACTAGGTTCATCTGTCTTTCCATACCTACCAAAGGCATTGGGACAGTTGCTTGCAGAAAGTGAG CCAAAGGAGATGGTTGGGTTTCTTTTGTTACTGAATCAACTGATGTGCAAGTTCAATACGTCAGTGCATGACATTTTGGAAGAATCATTTCCAGCTGTTGCTGGTAGAGTACTCAGTGTTATTGCAGGAGATGCATTACTTTTAGGCCCTGGTGCTGTAACTGCAATAACCGAG GAAGTTCGTGAGTTGCAAGAACTTCAGCAAACATTCCTTTCGTTTCTTCATGTTGTTGCTACACACaatctttcttctgtttttctttcCCCCCAAAGTAGAGAATACCTGGATCAAATAATGCAGTTGCTTTTGTACTCTTCCTGTAATCATAAGGATATTCTTGTTAGAAAG GCTTGTGTACAGATTTTTATTAGATTGATCAAAGATTGGTGTGGCCAGCCATATGAAGAAAAG GTACCTGGATTTCGGAATTTCATGATTCAGACATTTGCAATAAATTGCTGCTTGTACAGTGTGCTAGACAGATCGTTTGAGTTTCATGATGCCAACACT CATATTTTGTTTGGAGAAATTGTCTTGGCTCAAAAGGTTATGTTTGATAAATTTGGGAACGAATTTTTAGTTCATTTTGTCTCAAAAGGATTCTCCTCTGCACATTGTCCTCCACACTTGGCAGAGCAGTATGGCCAAAAGTTGCAG GAAGCTGATATTAAGGAACTCAAATCATTCTACAAGTCTCTAATAGAAAATTTGAGAATACAGCAAAATGGAAGCCTTGTTTTTAGATAG
- the LOC112710500 gene encoding exportin-T isoform X2, whose amino-acid sequence MDDLDKAILINFDESGTIDDSLKKQAKTFCEQIKAKPSICSMCIEKLCFSNLIQVQFWCLQTLHEAIVSRYSSMNPQEKQLIRHSVFSIVCLEGVGANNSATRVLEGPPFVKNKLAQVLVTLIYFEYPLIWSSVFVDFFPHLNKGKMVIDMFCRVLNALDDELISLDYPRTPEDISVATRVKDAMREQCVGQIVRAWYEIVSMYRNVDEEVCVGVLESMRRFISWIDIGLVVNDAFGALLFDLVLAAGVGDRLRSAAIKCLTAVVSKRIEPRSKLALLQSLQISRLFRLVVDDANAELVSDIAVLLTGYATELLDCFKRIDSEGRGISMELLDEVLPSVFHLMKDSELDATFNVVQFLSSYVATMKSITPLGEKQLLHVGKILELISVLIRYDPEYRSNIDMLDKIGKEEEDRMVDFRKDLFVLLRSVGRVAPGVTHLFIRNLLANVISTSSNSSNVEEVEAALSLLYALGESLTDEAIRDGQGLLSEVVPMLLSTKFSCHPNRLVALMYLETVTRYVKFIQDNTQYIPMVLAAFLDDRGIHHPNINVSRRASYLFLRFVKLLRVKLVPFIETILQSLQDAVAQFTSMNYTTELSRSEDGSHIFEAIGLLIGMEDVPPEKQCDYLSSLLIPLCQQVEVLLVNDKTNVEANVKVAAIQHIIMAINSLSKGFNERLATSSRPTIGLMFKQTLDVLLQVLVVFPKVGSLRSKVISFIHRMVDTLGSSVFPYLPKALGQLLAESEPKEMVGFLLLLNQLMCKFNTSVHDILEESFPAVAGRVLSVIAGDALLLGPGAVTAITEEVRELQELQQTFLSFLHVVATHNLSSVFLSPQSREYLDQIMQLLLYSSCNHKDILVRKIFIRLIKDWCGQPYEEKVPGFRNFMIQTFAINCCLYSVLDRSFEFHDANTHILFGEIVLAQKVMFDKFGNEFLVHFVSKGFSSAHCPPHLAEQYGQKLQEADIKELKSFYKSLIENLRIQQNGSLVFR is encoded by the exons ATGGATGATCTTGACAAAGCCATTCTCATCAACTTCGATGAATCAGGAACCATAGATGACAGTTTAAAAAAGCAAGCTAAAACCTTTTGTGAACAAATAAAGGCGAAGCCATCGATTTGCAGCATGTGCATTGAGAAACTCTGCTTCTCAAACCTAATCCAGGTTCAGTTTTGGTGCTTGCAGACTCTGCACGAGGCCATTGTGTCTCGCTACTCTTCAATGAACCCTCAAGAGAAGCAATTGATCAGGCATTCAGTGTTTTCCATAGTGTGCCTCGAAGGTGTTGGCGCCAATAACAGCGCGACTAGGGTTTTGGAAGGACCCCCTTTTGTAAAGAACAAGCTTGCACAGGTTCTTGTTACTTTGATTTACTTTGAGTACCCTTTGATTTGGTCGTCCGTGTTTGTTGATTTCTTCCCGCACTTAAATAAAGGGAAGATGGTTATAGATATGTTCTGTAGGGTTTTGAATGCGCTTGATGATGAACTGATTAGTTTAGATTACCCGCGAACGCCGGAGGATATATCTGTTGCCACACGGGTAAAGGATGCAATGAGGGAGCAGTGTGTAGGTCAGATAGTTAGAGCGTGGTATGAGATTGTTTCCATGTATAGGAACGTTGATGAAGAGGTTTGTGTTGGGGTGTTGGAATCCATGAGGAGGTTTATTTCTTGGATTGATATTGGATTGGTTGTGAATGATGCTTTTGGTGCTTTGttgtttgatttggttttggcTGCTGGAGTGGGCGACAGGCTTCGCAGTGCGGCGATTAAGTGCTTGACGGCAGTTGTTTCCAAGAGGATTGAACCGCGGTCAAAGCTGGCATTGTTGCAGAGCCTTCAAATCAGTCGCCTGTTTAGGCTCGTGGTTGACGATGCCAATGCTGAATTAGTCTCTGATATTGCTGTCTTGCTTACAGGATATGCCACAGAGTTGTTGGATTGCTTTAAACGAATAGATTCTGAGGGTAGAGGAATCTCCATGGAGCTTTTGGATGAAGTTTTGCCCTCTGTTTTCCATTTAATGAAGGACAGTGAGTTGGATGCCACGTTCAATGTTGTACAGTTTCTTTCAAGTTATGTTGCTACTATGAAAAGCATTACACCTTTGGGGGAGAAGCAACTGCTTCATGTTGGAAAAATATTAGAACTCATCTCTGTGTTGATTCGTTATGATCCGGAATACCGTTCTAATATTGACATGTTGGACAAAATTGGGAAAGAGGAGGAAGATAGAATGGTTGATTTTAGGAAGGACTTGTTTGTTCTACTTCGTAGTGTTGGCCGTGTAGCACCAGGTGTGACCCACTTGTTCATCAGAAATTTGTTGGCAAATGTCATTTCAACTTCATCCAACAGTAGTAATGTTGAGGAGGTGGAAGCTGCACTTTCTCTATTATATGCACTTGGGGAATCACTAACTGATGAGGCCATTCGGGATGGTCAAGGATTGCTGAGTGAGGTGGTGCCAATGCTGCTATCCACAAAGTTTTCTTGCCACCCTAATAGACTAGTTGCTCTGATGTATTTGGAGACAGTAACAAGATATGTTAAGTTTATCCAAGATAATACGCAGTATATTCCTATGGTTCTTGCTGCATTTCTCGATGATAGAGGTATACATCATCCAAACATTAATGTAAGCCGTAGGGCCAGTTATCTGTTTCTGAGGTTTGTAAAATTGCTGAGGGTGAAGCTTGTCCCCTTCATAGAGACAATTTTGCAG AGCCTGCAAGATGCAGTTGCCCAATTCACAAGCATGAATTACACAACCGAGCTATCAAGATCTGAAGATGGTAGCCATATTTTTGAG GCAATTGGCTTATTGATTGGAATGGAAGATGTTCCACCAGAGAAGCAATGTGATTATCTATCTTCTTTGCTCATTCCTCTTTGTCAACAG GTTGAAGTATTGCTCGTTAACGATAAGACCAATGTGGAGGCTAATGTCAAAGTTGCTGCCATCCAGCATATCATCATGGCTATTAATTCTCTAAGCAAG GGTTTCAATGAGCGTCTTGCAACCTCCAGTCGCCCTACAATTGGTCTCATGTTTAAGCAG ACGTTGGATGTGCTTCTCCAAGTTCTTGTTGTATTCCCAAAAGTAGGATCATTGCGAAGCAAG GTGATATCCTTTATACACCGGATGGTAGATACACTAGGTTCATCTGTCTTTCCATACCTACCAAAGGCATTGGGACAGTTGCTTGCAGAAAGTGAG CCAAAGGAGATGGTTGGGTTTCTTTTGTTACTGAATCAACTGATGTGCAAGTTCAATACGTCAGTGCATGACATTTTGGAAGAATCATTTCCAGCTGTTGCTGGTAGAGTACTCAGTGTTATTGCAGGAGATGCATTACTTTTAGGCCCTGGTGCTGTAACTGCAATAACCGAG GAAGTTCGTGAGTTGCAAGAACTTCAGCAAACATTCCTTTCGTTTCTTCATGTTGTTGCTACACACaatctttcttctgtttttctttcCCCCCAAAGTAGAGAATACCTGGATCAAATAATGCAGTTGCTTTTGTACTCTTCCTGTAATCATAAGGATATTCTTGTTAGAAAG ATTTTTATTAGATTGATCAAAGATTGGTGTGGCCAGCCATATGAAGAAAAG GTACCTGGATTTCGGAATTTCATGATTCAGACATTTGCAATAAATTGCTGCTTGTACAGTGTGCTAGACAGATCGTTTGAGTTTCATGATGCCAACACT CATATTTTGTTTGGAGAAATTGTCTTGGCTCAAAAGGTTATGTTTGATAAATTTGGGAACGAATTTTTAGTTCATTTTGTCTCAAAAGGATTCTCCTCTGCACATTGTCCTCCACACTTGGCAGAGCAGTATGGCCAAAAGTTGCAG GAAGCTGATATTAAGGAACTCAAATCATTCTACAAGTCTCTAATAGAAAATTTGAGAATACAGCAAAATGGAAGCCTTGTTTTTAGATAG
- the LOC112708928 gene encoding uncharacterized protein, protein MEKNFEEESYGGKAPAQEAESPNPVQAVVPTTTGDKGKKRAVVATQIGSYFKERTTPGSQPTLKSVLASKEIVHKAKLRLAKWIVVARIPFNAIQSPYFQPVLDGAAAIRPGFKGPSYDEMRVYLLADLKRECQLLVEKYRSSWKSTSCTLMADGWTDQRQRTLINFLVYCPAGMSFVKTVDTFDVIKTASALFNLFADVIEWVGPSNIVHVVTDNAANYVSAEKLIHEKYPNIFCSPCTAHCINLILKDIASIPHIADLASRASKVTVFVYNHMILLPWLRKRKSWAEIVRPGVTHFVTIFITLKSIYDHNEDLQSLMVDKYFTSHKLFKSANGKIVSSIVLYNEDDPEFTTGDVEGIESLIHTDNVMPSYPNGE, encoded by the exons atggAAAAAAATTTTGAGGAGGAGTCTTATGGTGGGAAAGCACCTGCACAAGAGGCTGAATCGCCTAACCCTGTACAAGCTGTTGTTCCTACAACAACGGGAgacaaaggaaagaaaagagcTGTAGTAGCTACACAAATTGGAAGTTACTTTAAAGAAAGGACTACTCCAGGATCTCAACCGACTTTGAAAAGTGTTTTAGCTAGTAAAGAAATTGTGCACAAGGCTAAGTTGAGACTTGCCAAATGGATTGTTGTTGCACGTATTCCTTTCAATGCAATTCAATCCCCTTACTTTCAACCTGTATTGGATGGTGCTGCTGCAATTAGACCTGGTTTTAAGGGACCGTCATATGATGAAATGAGAGTTTATTTGCTGGCTGATCTGAAGAGAGAGTGTCAGTTGCTGGTTGAAAAGTACAGGAGCTCATGGAAAAGCACCAGTTGTACGCTGATGGCAGATGGGTGGACTGATCAAAGGCAACGAACTTTAATTAACTTTCTAGTTTATTGTCCTGCTGGTATGTCATTTGTTAAAACTGTTGATACTTTTGATGTGATAAAAACTGCCAGTGCATTGTTTAATTTGTTTGCTGATGTTATTGAGTGGGTTGGGCCTAGTAACATTGTGCATGTGGTCACTGATAATGCTGCTAATTATGTATCTGCTGAAAAACTTATTCATGAAAAATACCCAAATATATTTTGTTCTCCTTGTACTGCCCATTGTATCAATCTTATTTTGAAAGATATTGCAAGTATTCCTCACATAGCTGATCTTGCTTCCCGTGCTTCAAAAGTGACTGTGTTTGTCTACAATCATATGATCTTATTGCCTTggcttagaaaaagaaaaagttgggCAGAAATTGTTCGACCAGGAGTCACACATTTTGTCACTATTTTTATTACTTTGAAAAGTATATATGATCACAATGAAGACTTGCAATCATTGATGGTGGACAAATATTTCACTTCTCATAAGTTATTCAAAAGTGCTAATGGAAAGATTGTTAGTTCAATTGTCTTGTACA ATGAGGATGATCCTGAATTTACTACTGGAGATGTTGAAGGCATTGAAAGTTTAATTCACACTGATAATGTTATGCCTTCATATCCTAATGGTGAGTGA